The Pseudomonadota bacterium DNA segment TCCGCCAGTATCGGACCATGACCAACGTGGTGAACAGGCCCACAGCAACCGGCGGCCGGGGATTCAACGTGCTGGGTCACCATGAGTTGATGATCCCGCTCCTGATTGCCGGACTTCTGGAACGGATCGATAATTGAAAAGGTTGTTCGTTATACGTTATAATGCCGCTTTATGATTTCAGCTGCCGGAAGTGCAGCAAAGAGTTCGAGCTCCTGGTCATGGGCGGCGAGAAACCGCAATGCCCGGAATGCGGCAGCCATGATCTGAAAAAGATGATGTCGTCATTCTCCTCCCGGACGGGTGGGAATGACGGCACCGGCTCCGGCGGCAAATGTTCCGGTTGTGCCGGCGGCAGCTGCAGCAGCTGCCATTAAATTTAGCTGACAAAGTCATCTCACTATATTTTTCGAAACTACTAGACAAAGGAATCCACTGATGCAGAAAATTATCAAGATCGGGACCAGAGCCAGTCTTCTGGCCATGACCCAGAGTACGAATATAAAAAACCTGATCGAGAGTCAGTACCCGGAAACAACGGTTGAGCTGGTCAAAATCGTGACCAAGGGTGACAAGATTCTCGATGTTCCCCTGGCCATGGTCGGCGGCAAGGGGTTGTTCGTCAAAGAACTTGAGGAAGCGATGCTCTCCCGCGAGGTCGATATGGCGGTCCACAGCATGAAGGATGTTCCTTCCGACCTGCCGGACGAACTGCATATCGGGGTGGTCACCAAGCGTGAAGATCCGAGGGACGCCTTTATCTCGGTAAAATACAAATCCTTCAACAACCTTCCGGAAGGAGCGACTGTCGGCACCAGCAGCCTGCGCCGCAAGTCACAATTGGCCTGCCTGCGGCCCGATCTGAAAATCGAGGACCTGCGCGGAAATCTCGACACCAGACTTCGCAAGCTGGATGAGGGGATGTATGATGCGATTATTCTTGCCACCGCCGGACTCAACCGGATGAAATGGTCCGACCGGATCACCTCCTACTTCGAGCCCTCTGAAATGCTTCCGGCCGTCGCCCAGGGCGCAGTCGGAATCGAGCTGCGGAAAGACAACCAGGCATTGCTCGATGGCCTGGCCTTTCTCCAGGATGAGGAGACGACCATCGCGGTCACCGGAGAAAGGGCGTTTCTCCATCGCCTTGAAGGCGGCTGCCAGGTGCCGATCGGCGCGTTCGGCACCGTTGATGGCGATCGTCTCACCCTGACCGGGCTGGTCGCAGCCATTGACGGCAGCGAAGTGGTCAAGAAGGAAGTCAGCGGTAAGGTTTCTGATGCAGTCAGCATGGGTATCGCCCTGGCCGAGGAAATTCTTGATCTCGGCGGCCGGCGAATTCTTGAAGAAGTGTACGGCGACAACGTGAAGTGATCGTCAAAAGTTAAAAGTGAAGAGTGATGAGTGTAGAGTTGTTGAGGTGAGCTGAGCGAATGGTTTTCTAAACTTTCTTTTTTCGGTAGTGACTCTACGCTATAAAAATCAGAGCAGCAATTGAGGGGAGCGCCGGGAATGATGTCCCGCGCTCCCTGTCGTTTTATCGTGAGAGAAAATAAATCAATGATTGAAAACAAGAGTAATGCCGGGAAGGTCTACCTGGTCGGGGCTGGCCCCGGTGACCCTGGTTTGATTACGGTGAAAGGTCTCGCCCTTCTCGGCAGGGCCGAAGTCCTGGTCTATGACCATCTTGCCAGCAAAAAACTACTGAAGCATGTGCCGGCAACGGCAGAACTCATTTATGCCGGAAAAAAGGGCAATGTCCACCATGCCTTCACCCAGGAAGAAATAAATCAGATCCTGGTCGACAAGGCCAGGGCAGGGAAGCTGGTGGTTAGGCTTAAAGGCGGGGACCCGTTTATCTTCGGCCGGGGGGGAGAGGAGATCGAAGAGCTGGTCGCTGCCGGCATCGCTTTTGAAGTAGTGCCCGGAGTCACTTCGGCGACCGCTGCCGCAACCTATGCCGGCATTCCGATCACCCATCGCGATTACACTTCTTCGGTTGCCTTTATCACCGGCCATGAAGACCCGACCAAAAAAGACAGCCGGGTGGCCTGGGACAAGATTGCAACCGGCATCGGCACCCTTGTTTTTTATATGGGGATCAAGAATCTTCCGACAATTGCCGAAAATCTGATCAAGCATGGTCGCCCGCCGGAAAGCAGGGTAGCAGTGATCCGCTGGGCCTCCACCCCGGAGCAGCGGACGGTGGTCGGCACCCTTGCCGATATTGCCGAAAAAGTGAAAAAGGAAGGGATTACCCCTCCGGCCCTGGTCGTGGTCGGCGAAGTGGTCAAGCTCCGTGACACGATCAGCTGGTTCGAGAAAAAGCCTCTGTTCGGCAAGAAGATCCTCGTCACCAGAACCAGGGCCCAGGCCAGCGAGTTGGTGATGCTGCTCGAAGAGAACGGGGCGGAGTGCCTGGAGGGATCAACCATCGCCCTCGTCGAGCCGGAAAGCTGGCAGGAAATCGATCAGGCATTACAGCATATGGCGGAGTATGACTGGCTTCTCTTCACCAGCATCAATGCCATAGAATTCTTTTTCAGAAGACTTTCCGAACTTGGGATGGATGGCCGCGATTTGAAGGGACCGAAGGTTGGCGTGGTCGGCACTGCCACCGCCGACACCCTCAGATCATACGGGATCAAGGCGGACCTCCTGCCCGAAGAATTTACCGGTGAAGGGTTGGCCGAGGCGTTGATTGAAGCCGGTGTTCAGGGCAGCAAGGTGCTGATCCCGAGAGCCCAGGAGGCGAGGGAGGTCCTGCCGGAAAAACTTGCGGAGAACGGGGCCGTGGTGACAGTCGCTCCGGTGTATCGCAATATCAGGCCGGACGATTATGAAGCGGTCCGGACGGCCCTGGAGAATAAGGAAATCGATATGGTGACTTTCACCAGTTC contains these protein-coding regions:
- the cobA gene encoding uroporphyrinogen-III C-methyltransferase, yielding MIENKSNAGKVYLVGAGPGDPGLITVKGLALLGRAEVLVYDHLASKKLLKHVPATAELIYAGKKGNVHHAFTQEEINQILVDKARAGKLVVRLKGGDPFIFGRGGEEIEELVAAGIAFEVVPGVTSATAAATYAGIPITHRDYTSSVAFITGHEDPTKKDSRVAWDKIATGIGTLVFYMGIKNLPTIAENLIKHGRPPESRVAVIRWASTPEQRTVVGTLADIAEKVKKEGITPPALVVVGEVVKLRDTISWFEKKPLFGKKILVTRTRAQASELVMLLEENGAECLEGSTIALVEPESWQEIDQALQHMAEYDWLLFTSINAIEFFFRRLSELGMDGRDLKGPKVGVVGTATADTLRSYGIKADLLPEEFTGEGLAEALIEAGVQGSKVLIPRAQEAREVLPEKLAENGAVVTVAPVYRNIRPDDYEAVRTALENKEIDMVTFTSSSTVRNFLEMLKIRDEKEFRELLGEVKVAVIGPITARTAEKKGLKIDVQPEVYTIPAMVKAITDFYTLRV
- a CDS encoding zinc ribbon domain-containing protein; protein product: MPLYDFSCRKCSKEFELLVMGGEKPQCPECGSHDLKKMMSSFSSRTGGNDGTGSGGKCSGCAGGSCSSCH
- the hemC gene encoding hydroxymethylbilane synthase is translated as MQKIIKIGTRASLLAMTQSTNIKNLIESQYPETTVELVKIVTKGDKILDVPLAMVGGKGLFVKELEEAMLSREVDMAVHSMKDVPSDLPDELHIGVVTKREDPRDAFISVKYKSFNNLPEGATVGTSSLRRKSQLACLRPDLKIEDLRGNLDTRLRKLDEGMYDAIILATAGLNRMKWSDRITSYFEPSEMLPAVAQGAVGIELRKDNQALLDGLAFLQDEETTIAVTGERAFLHRLEGGCQVPIGAFGTVDGDRLTLTGLVAAIDGSEVVKKEVSGKVSDAVSMGIALAEEILDLGGRRILEEVYGDNVK